The genomic region AAAGGATTCCATCCTCTTTATGGCCTTGTTTATCAGCTCTTTCATGTTGAAACATTCCACATCCCTGATCTCTGAATAATCCAGTGCTGAATAAAAATCGCACTCCTCTGCTTCGGGCAGTGCTTCTAGAAACCTTTTATTAAAGTCATCAAGCCCCACAATGAATATATTCTTTTTTGACATGCAATAAACTCCTTTTGTAACACTGCAGCGACACTTTCAAAGGTCTAAACTATTACCTCCTTTTTTATGCCGGAGGGCTAAATCATGTCCCTGGGAATGGACTCATCCCAGCTTTTGCTGAAGATCCTTACCTCTCCATCATAGGCGTCAAGAGTTGCCAGAATTTTAAAATGTGAAGCCGTAGAGGTCATTATGGTTCTGGTTGTGGCGGACAGCTTTCGCTTATTCCTTTCAAAACTCCTTGTGGAGATAACCTCTCCACGGACTGAGTCATAGTTGTTTGAATAGTGAGAATAGATCTCCTGAACATCTCTTTGCATAGCTGTATCGTTATATTCAAGATATATTATGGGTTCATTGTTGATCACATTCACCTTGATCAGATTATTGTGCAGATTATGCAGCACAGTCCATTCCTTTCTCTTTTCCCTGAGTTCCCGTGTTTCAATTCCTTCAAGAGGTGGAGGACAGTCAAATGGAAGTATGTCATGTTCAGCCTGGCTTGAATCACGCACAGGCAGAATCAGCTTTGAATTTTCCGGATGTACGGTCAATCGCGCTGCTTCCGGGGATGGCCAGGCCAGAGGCCAGTAGGATGTTGAAACGGACAGTCTGATTCTATGCCCGGCCGGAAAGCTCTGAGCCAGATAGTTCATTGGTACTTTTACTATGTATTTCTTATCAGGCTCGAGTTCTTCGGGAAATTCATGGCTGTCTCTGTGCGTCAGATTAAGCAGGCCAAAGGTTACCCTGGTGCCTCTTCCATCTTCAGCTATATCGGAAAGCCTCACCGCCACCATGGCCTGGGGCTTGCTGGAAGAAACTTCCAGTACAACTTCCGGCTTGCCCAGCACGTCTGTACGTCTTTCAAGAGGAGTTGTCTCAAAAGTCAATGCGCCTCCATCTTCCTGACGCTGATCCCAGGGAAGATCCATGGAATGATTGTAGGAACACCATTTTCCTCCAAAAAGCCCCACGCTCAGAGGGCTCTGGATTTTCATGGGTTTTTTTGCTGCTTCATCTACTTTGGTTTCCCTGTGCAGACCATATAAATCAAAATTATATTCTACATGTTCAATCCTGGGCGACGGCCAGGTATCTTCCTGTATCCAGCGGCCAGGACTTTCTCGCAAAAGAGGAGACACTGAATCCTGCATCCAGGCCTGCAAGCGCGGTTCATCCATAATTCCGGTTTCCTTGCCTTTGAGCCATTTATCCCACCATCTGAGACATTCCCCCAGAAAGTCCATACCATGTCCCAGTTCTCCCATGTGCGGATACTTATGCTCCCATGGGCCCACAAGACCTTTGACCGGTGACTCAAGGTTGTAGAGCAGCTTGAAAATGGTATTGGAGTATCCGTCAGCCCAGCCTCCCACGGCGTATACAGGTATCTGAACGGCGCTGTAGTCTTCACAGACAGAAGCGTGTTTCCAGTAATGATTCCGTCTCTGGTGCTTGAGCCATTTTTTGATCCACAATCCGCTGCCTTCAAGTCTGTCCAGCCACATATCCTTCCATTTGTCTTTTACAACATCGGGATCAGGAGGAGAGGAGTTATAGGAAAACATGGTTGAGGCCCAGGAAAGCTTGTCTGTAAGCAGACATCCACCCATATAGTGGACATCATCGGCAAATCTGTCATCTGAAGAGCACACCGTGATAATGGCTTTAAGTTCCGGAGGCTGCAGAGCGGCTATCTGCAAGGCATTGAATCCCCCCCATGAGATGCCCATCATTCCCACCTTACCATTAGACCATTTCTGGGCCGCAATCCATCTCAGTATCTCCAGCCCGTCGTCCAACTCATCCTGTAGGTATTCATCTCTTAGAATTCCTTCAGAATCTCCGCTTCCGCGCAGGTCAGCCCGGATACACGCATAACCGTTTCGGGCGAAAAAGCCGTGTATCTGAGAGTCTCGCTGGGCTGTGGAATCACTTTTTCTATAGGGAATATACTCCAGAATTGCAGGCACCGGCTTGTGGCCGGCAGATTCAGGCAGCCAGATCCTGGCAGCCAGTTTGCAGCCGTCTCGCATGGTTATCCATTGGTTCTCAATTACCTGAACATGTTCCGTCTTTTGCATTAATCTCTCCTGATCTTTTTTAAAGCAACTAAAGTCCGTCACCAGGTTTCTTTATCTGTATCTGTTCACCACATTTCTCTACTTCCAGATAAAGCCTGCATCCTGATTTGTTTTCGCCATTGCTGCTTGTTTGACCAGCTTTGAGCCCGTTAGTCAAAATCATGGACAGGGACAGGCCTCTGGGCTGCTTGAATAAACAAATGGTTTTGACTTACGGGCTCGTGCTGGGAGTTTGCAGCAACAGAAAACAAATCAGGATGCAGGCTGTACTCCCAGCATGGTGAATAGTTACCTTTATCTTTACAATTAACTTTTAACTCCCGGATAATATACATATATCGGCTTAATTGGATGATATCAGTCTGTTCATGTATGCCGATTCCTCTTTGCTGTCCGGGACTGCGACTCCGGGTATGAGATATGGATTGCCTGCCCCGTTCACCAGGCCGTGTTCCATGGCAAAGGTGGTCAATGCCGCCACATTGCGAAGTCCCAGTTTGTTCATGATGTTGGACCGATGCTTTTCCACGGTCTTGGCGCTGATATAAAGCATCTCCCCGATTTCTCTATTTTTGTAGCCTTCTGCAAGAAGCTTGAGCACTTCACGTTCTCGCTGGGTAATTATCTCCCAGTCAGCATCTTCCTTGTTTTTTTTTCGTCCTTCCAGGTATCCTTCCACCACCTCTTCGGCAATGTCGGTACAAACAAACTTCTGGCCTGCCACAATACTGCTCACGGCCATCATCATCTCATCCCTGCTGGTGTCTTTTATGCAATAACCGTTTGCCCCGGATTCAAAGGCATCCACAACGTGCTGATCAGACTTGTAGTCTGTAAGCACCATCACCTTCATATCCGGATATTCATTTTTCACCGAATTAAGCACGCTCACTCCACTGAGCCTGGGCAGAAAAAGATCCAGCAGCAGAAGGTCCGGTTCATGTTTTTTAATAGCTTCAACCGCTTCAATGCCGTCAAAAACTTCATCCACAACCTCAAGGTTATTTTCCTCCTCAAGCAAGGACCTTAAAAACTCTCTAAACATTTGAGGTCCTACCACAATCAGGACTTTTTTCTTTGATATCATAACCACCTCCGTCTGCTTTGATTTATTATTGAAATACAGCAACACAGCCTGAACCAGGGACACAGAATACTCAGCAGGCAAGCTGTTTCCTGCCGGATAACCTTATTTTTGGGTGACAACATTATCAGTATCCCACAGAATCAAGGCCTTCTCTGAGAACTTTAGCTGAATCCTGCAAAGCCCTTTCTTCATCCTCTGCCAGGGGATTTGAAAACACATAGCTGACTCCCTTGGATCCCAGAACGCAGGGCAGGGACAGGCAGACATCTTCAATGCCGTACTCCCCTTTCATCAAGGTGCCCACTGTAAGCACGCTCTGCTGGTTCATGAATACAGCTTCAGTAATGCGGTTCATGGCCAGGGCTATGGCATAATACGTGGCACCCTTTTTTTCGATGATATGATAAGCTGCATTGCGCACGTCTTCCTCGATCTCGGGCATTTTGGAATGAATGGATCTTGAACAGGCCTGGCACCAGTCCATAAGGGAAATGCCTGCAATATTGACCCGACTCCAGACCAGGACCTCGCTGTCGCCGTGCTCGCCTATCACATAGCCGTGAACATTACGTGAATCTATGTTGTAAAATTCGGAAAGCAGGTACCTGAAGCGCATGGTGTCAAGCACAGTGCCTGAACTTATCACCCGCTCCGGCGGCAAACCCGAAACCTTGAGAGCCACATAGGTAAGAATGTCCACTGGATTGCTGACCATAACCAGGATTGGGTCAGGATTGTGCTCCATAATCCTGGGCACAACATCTTCAACAATTTTGACATTACGCCTGGCCAGGTCCATTCTGGTCTCACCTTCTTTCTGATTGGCTCCGGCAGCAATGACCACCATCTGGGCGTCTTTGCACAGTTCATATCCGCCTGAGCGTATATCAACCGGCTTTGTAAACGGCAGTCCATGACTCAGGTCCATTGCCTCGCCTTCAGCCTTTTCAGGTGTGCGGTTAATGAGGCTGATCTCTCTTACAAGTCCTTTGATGGTCATGGCGTAGGCATACGACATGCCCACAAGGCCGGTGCCCACTATGGCCACCTTGCTGTGTCGTTTTGTTTTGTCATGCATAATTTACTCCTTATTGTCAGTGGTGTGCTGTTTATTGCTTCTTTTTTCTGCGGCTTTTTTTCTACTCCAGCGGATGAACATCTTGTCTATCTCGGAGACCACAATAATTGTGGCACTTACCGCAACAATTACCGCCCATATTTCAAGGGATAAAGGTTCGGTGCTGAAAACCGCCTGCAGCCAGGACACATGAAGAATTCCCAGATGTGCCAGCAGAGCCAGCCCCACGCTGCCCAGCAAATACGGATTGCCCAGGGGATTCATCTGAAAAAGCGACCTGTGCATGGAACGGCAGTTAAAGACATGGAAAAACTGGAACATAACCATCTGGGTCATGGCAACGCTTCGAGACATTTCCAGAGAAACATCCTGCTGCACAACCCACCAGAACACAGCCAGTGTTCCAATGGCCATGTAGATGCCGAAACCGATCATACGCATAAGCACAGGCTTATTGATTACACCCTCTTTTGGAGAACGGGGCGGCTCCCGAAGCAGACCGGGCTCACCTGGTTCAAATGCCAGGGATACGTCCTGCAGCCCCTTGGTCACAAGATTGATCCACAATACCTGGGCTGCCACATAAGGCAGATGCCATGGGCCGAAAAGAGCGGAGAGTATGGTGATTACAAGCCCCACACCAGTTGAAAGCAGAAAGTAGGTGACCTTTCTTATGTTTGCGAAAACAACCCGGCCTTCGCGCACGGCATTGGTTATGCTGGAAAAATTATCATCCGCCAGCACCATGTCCGAAGCCTCGCGGGCAACATCAGTTCCAGCCTTGCCCATGGCCACTCCCAGATGAGCTGCCTGAAGTGCAGGCGCGTCATTGACTCCGTCTCCTGTGACCGCCACTATATGACCATGCCCCTTGAGGGTTTCCACAAGCTTTAGTTTGTGCTCCGGTGAAACGCGTGCGTAGATATTGACTTCTTTTACAAGGTCATCAATATCATCATCAGACATGTCTTCGAGATTGCGGCCCTCTTCAGCACGACCGTCCTCGTCATCAAGGCCAAGCTGATGCCCGATGGCCCTGGCGGTTCTCGCGTGATCGCCTGTAAGCATAAGTACCCGGATGCCGGATTCATGGGCAGCTTTGACCGCATCCACAGCCTCTGGACGGACCGGATCTTCCAGACCCTGAAATCCGGCAAAAATAAGCCCATCTCCCGGATCATTGCCGTCAAAATTCTTCTGGTCCGTGGAGCCCAGAGCCAGACCAATAACCCTGTAGCCTTCATCAGCCAGCTCTTTAGCCGTTTCCCTGGCCTTATCCTTATCCAGATCTTCCTCCCCCCCGTCTGAGGTCAACTGTCTGCTGCA from Desulfonatronovibrio magnus harbors:
- a CDS encoding CocE/NonD family hydrolase; its protein translation is MQKTEHVQVIENQWITMRDGCKLAARIWLPESAGHKPVPAILEYIPYRKSDSTAQRDSQIHGFFARNGYACIRADLRGSGDSEGILRDEYLQDELDDGLEILRWIAAQKWSNGKVGMMGISWGGFNALQIAALQPPELKAIITVCSSDDRFADDVHYMGGCLLTDKLSWASTMFSYNSSPPDPDVVKDKWKDMWLDRLEGSGLWIKKWLKHQRRNHYWKHASVCEDYSAVQIPVYAVGGWADGYSNTIFKLLYNLESPVKGLVGPWEHKYPHMGELGHGMDFLGECLRWWDKWLKGKETGIMDEPRLQAWMQDSVSPLLRESPGRWIQEDTWPSPRIEHVEYNFDLYGLHRETKVDEAAKKPMKIQSPLSVGLFGGKWCSYNHSMDLPWDQRQEDGGALTFETTPLERRTDVLGKPEVVLEVSSSKPQAMVAVRLSDIAEDGRGTRVTFGLLNLTHRDSHEFPEELEPDKKYIVKVPMNYLAQSFPAGHRIRLSVSTSYWPLAWPSPEAARLTVHPENSKLILPVRDSSQAEHDILPFDCPPPLEGIETRELREKRKEWTVLHNLHNNLIKVNVINNEPIIYLEYNDTAMQRDVQEIYSHYSNNYDSVRGEVISTRSFERNKRKLSATTRTIMTSTASHFKILATLDAYDGEVRIFSKSWDESIPRDMI
- a CDS encoding response regulator encodes the protein MISKKKVLIVVGPQMFREFLRSLLEEENNLEVVDEVFDGIEAVEAIKKHEPDLLLLDLFLPRLSGVSVLNSVKNEYPDMKVMVLTDYKSDQHVVDAFESGANGYCIKDTSRDEMMMAVSSIVAGQKFVCTDIAEEVVEGYLEGRKKNKEDADWEIITQREREVLKLLAEGYKNREIGEMLYISAKTVEKHRSNIMNKLGLRNVAALTTFAMEHGLVNGAGNPYLIPGVAVPDSKEESAYMNRLISSN
- a CDS encoding L-lactate dehydrogenase; its protein translation is MHDKTKRHSKVAIVGTGLVGMSYAYAMTIKGLVREISLINRTPEKAEGEAMDLSHGLPFTKPVDIRSGGYELCKDAQMVVIAAGANQKEGETRMDLARRNVKIVEDVVPRIMEHNPDPILVMVSNPVDILTYVALKVSGLPPERVISSGTVLDTMRFRYLLSEFYNIDSRNVHGYVIGEHGDSEVLVWSRVNIAGISLMDWCQACSRSIHSKMPEIEEDVRNAAYHIIEKKGATYYAIALAMNRITEAVFMNQQSVLTVGTLMKGEYGIEDVCLSLPCVLGSKGVSYVFSNPLAEDEERALQDSAKVLREGLDSVGY